A portion of the Rhodopseudomonas sp. BAL398 genome contains these proteins:
- a CDS encoding TrbC/VirB2 family protein: MIQHALRIHRHIATAVSVTFVSLALAPAAHASGSSMPWEAPLQSILESIEGPVAKIIAVMIIIITGLTLAFGDTSGGARKLIQIVFGLSIAFAASSFFLSFFSFGGGALV; the protein is encoded by the coding sequence ATGATCCAGCACGCCCTGCGCATCCACCGCCATATCGCGACAGCGGTATCCGTCACATTCGTCTCGTTGGCTCTGGCGCCGGCCGCCCACGCGTCGGGTTCTTCGATGCCCTGGGAAGCCCCGCTCCAGTCGATCCTCGAATCGATCGAGGGGCCGGTCGCCAAGATCATCGCCGTGATGATTATCATCATCACCGGCCTGACGCTCGCCTTCGGCGATACGTCGGGCGGGGCGCGCAAGCTCATCCAGATCGTCTTCGGCCTGTCGATCGCGTTCGCCGCGTCGAGCTTCTTCCTGTCGTTCTTCTCGTTCGGCGGCGGAGCGCTTGTCTGA
- a CDS encoding conjugal transfer protein TraG has protein sequence MSATKILWGQLITVCLIVLMTTWAATQWTAYRLGFQPQLGQPWFELAGWPIYYPPAFFWWWYFYDAYAPPIFVEGAYIAASGGFIAIAVAIGMSVWRAREAKNVETYGSARWARPDEVKAAGLLGPDGVVLGKHEKDYLRHDGPEHVLCFAPTRSGKGVGLVVPSLLTWPGSAIVHDIKGENWTLTAGFRSRHGRVLLFDPTNAKSAAYNPLLEVRRGEWEVRDVQNIADILVDPEGSLEKRNHWEKTSHALLVGAILHVLYAEADKTLAGVAAFLSDPKRPIESTLAAMMKTAHLGEAGPHPVIASAARELLNKSDNERSGVLSTAMSFLGLYRDPVVAEVTRRCDWRIVDIVGSKHPTTLYLVVPPSDINRTKPLIRLILNQVGRRLTEDLQAKGNRHRLLLMLDEFPALGRLDFFESALAFMAGYGLKAFLIAQSLNQIEKAYGPNNSILDNCHVRVSFATNDERTAKRVSDALGTATEMKAMKNYAGHRLSPWLGHLMVSRSETARQLLTPGEIMQLPPSDEIVMVAGIPPIRAKKARYYEDRRLQERILTPPTLTKPRTGQADDWSNLALPTTPDLYAPIGAQEEAADDDPTESERRRQPELSRTKTVERKDIIENEFEIDPRDDVEEDAARLGRMNQTMRQVARQASLDPGDGIEL, from the coding sequence ATGTCGGCGACCAAGATTCTGTGGGGCCAGCTTATCACCGTCTGCCTTATCGTGCTGATGACGACTTGGGCCGCGACGCAATGGACGGCCTACCGGCTCGGCTTCCAGCCCCAGCTTGGGCAGCCGTGGTTCGAGCTGGCTGGCTGGCCGATCTACTATCCCCCGGCCTTCTTCTGGTGGTGGTACTTCTATGATGCCTATGCCCCGCCGATCTTCGTCGAGGGCGCTTACATCGCCGCCTCTGGTGGCTTCATCGCCATCGCGGTCGCGATCGGCATGTCGGTCTGGCGAGCGCGCGAGGCCAAGAATGTCGAGACCTACGGCTCGGCCCGCTGGGCGCGCCCTGACGAGGTGAAGGCAGCGGGGCTGCTCGGACCCGACGGCGTCGTGCTCGGCAAGCACGAGAAAGACTATCTCCGCCACGATGGCCCCGAGCATGTGCTGTGCTTCGCTCCGACGCGATCCGGCAAGGGCGTCGGCCTCGTCGTGCCGTCGCTGCTGACCTGGCCGGGCTCCGCCATCGTCCACGACATCAAGGGGGAGAACTGGACGCTGACGGCAGGCTTTCGATCCCGCCACGGCCGCGTGCTGCTGTTCGATCCGACGAATGCGAAGTCGGCGGCCTACAACCCGCTGCTCGAGGTGCGGCGCGGCGAGTGGGAAGTCCGCGACGTGCAGAACATCGCCGACATTCTCGTCGACCCGGAAGGATCGCTCGAGAAGCGAAATCACTGGGAGAAGACGTCGCACGCGCTCTTGGTTGGCGCGATCCTGCACGTCCTCTATGCCGAGGCCGACAAGACCTTGGCCGGCGTCGCCGCCTTCCTCTCCGATCCGAAACGGCCGATCGAGTCGACCCTCGCGGCGATGATGAAGACGGCCCACCTCGGCGAGGCCGGCCCGCACCCGGTGATCGCCAGCGCCGCCCGCGAACTCCTCAACAAATCCGACAACGAGCGGTCCGGCGTGCTGTCGACGGCGATGTCGTTCCTCGGACTCTATCGAGACCCGGTCGTCGCCGAGGTCACCCGGCGCTGCGATTGGCGCATCGTGGACATTGTCGGCAGCAAGCACCCGACCACGCTCTACCTCGTGGTGCCGCCGTCGGACATCAACCGCACCAAGCCGCTCATCCGCCTGATCCTCAATCAGGTCGGCCGCCGCTTGACCGAGGACCTCCAGGCGAAGGGCAACCGCCATCGGCTGCTGCTCATGCTCGACGAATTTCCCGCGCTCGGCCGCCTCGACTTCTTCGAAAGCGCGCTGGCGTTCATGGCGGGTTACGGCCTGAAGGCCTTCCTCATCGCCCAGTCGCTGAACCAGATCGAGAAGGCCTATGGGCCGAACAACTCGATTCTCGACAACTGCCATGTTCGCGTGAGCTTTGCCACCAACGACGAACGCACCGCCAAGCGGGTATCGGACGCACTCGGCACAGCCACCGAGATGAAGGCGATGAAGAACTATGCCGGGCACCGGCTGTCGCCGTGGTTGGGGCATCTGATGGTCTCGCGCTCCGAGACTGCCCGGCAGCTTCTGACGCCGGGCGAGATCATGCAGCTTCCCCCATCGGATGAGATCGTCATGGTCGCGGGCATCCCGCCGATCCGGGCGAAGAAGGCCCGATACTACGAGGATCGGCGGCTTCAGGAGCGCATCCTGACCCCGCCGACTCTGACAAAGCCGCGAACAGGTCAGGCCGACGACTGGAGTAACCTGGCGCTGCCGACGACGCCGGATCTCTACGCGCCGATCGGTGCGCAGGAGGAGGCAGCGGACGATGATCCGACAGAATCCGAGCGCCGTCGCCAGCCGGAACTGAGCCGAACGAAGACCGTCGAGCGCAAGGATATCATCGAAAACGAGTTCGAAATCGATCCTCGCGATGACGTGGAGGAGGATGCCGCGCGCCTCGGCCGCATGAACCAGACCATGCGCCAGGTTGCCCGTCAGGCCTCGCTCGACCCGGGTGACGGGATCGAATTGTAG
- the trbB gene encoding P-type conjugative transfer ATPase TrbB, giving the protein MAATHQKSEAILRGARMLRTALGPAIATFLEDPAIVEVMLNPDGRLWVDRLSEGLSDTGERLSPADGERIIRLVAHHVGAEVHPGAPRVSAELPETGERFEGLLPPVVSAPAFAIRKPAVAVFTLDDYVAASIMAAGQAETLRQAVADRRNILVAGGTSTGKTTLTNALLAEVSKTSDRVVLIEDTRELQCAAPNLVAMRTKDGVASLSDLVRSSLRLRPDRIPIGEVRGAEALDLLKAWGTGHPGGVGTIHAGTAIGALRRMEQLIQEAVVTVPRALIAETIDLVAVLSGRGASRRLAELARIEGLGPDGDYRVTLATQPPTGDLS; this is encoded by the coding sequence GTGGCGGCCACTCACCAGAAATCGGAGGCGATCCTTCGCGGTGCGCGGATGCTGCGCACGGCCCTGGGGCCGGCGATCGCCACCTTTCTGGAAGATCCCGCGATCGTCGAGGTGATGCTCAACCCCGATGGGCGGCTCTGGGTCGACCGGCTCTCGGAGGGCCTCTCTGACACCGGTGAACGCCTCTCGCCGGCCGATGGCGAGCGCATCATTCGCCTGGTCGCGCATCATGTCGGCGCCGAGGTTCATCCCGGTGCCCCGCGCGTCTCGGCCGAGCTGCCGGAAACGGGGGAGCGGTTCGAGGGGCTGTTGCCGCCCGTCGTGTCCGCGCCGGCGTTCGCGATCCGCAAGCCCGCGGTCGCGGTGTTCACGCTCGACGACTACGTTGCCGCCAGCATCATGGCCGCAGGCCAAGCCGAGACGCTGCGCCAGGCTGTCGCCGATCGTCGAAACATCCTCGTTGCAGGCGGCACCTCGACCGGCAAGACCACGCTCACGAATGCGTTGCTCGCCGAGGTCTCGAAAACCTCGGACCGCGTCGTCCTGATCGAAGACACGCGCGAGCTGCAATGCGCCGCGCCGAACCTAGTCGCCATGCGAACGAAGGACGGCGTCGCTTCGCTCTCCGACCTTGTCCGCTCCTCGCTCCGCCTTCGTCCCGATCGCATACCGATTGGCGAAGTGCGCGGAGCTGAGGCGCTCGACCTCCTGAAGGCCTGGGGCACGGGCCATCCCGGCGGCGTCGGCACGATCCACGCGGGCACCGCCATCGGCGCGCTGCGCCGGATGGAGCAGCTCATCCAGGAAGCCGTCGTCACCGTCCCGCGCGCCCTCATCGCCGAAACGATCGATCTGGTCGCCGTGCTCTCCGGCCGTGGCGCATCGCGCCGCCTCGCCGAACTCGCCCGCATCGAGGGTCTCGGCCCCGACGGCGACTACCGCGTCACCCTCGCAACCCAGCCCCCCACAGGAGACCTGTCATGA
- a CDS encoding relaxase/mobilization nuclease domain-containing protein translates to MSGEDDFRIRPGRIRSTRAQQARPFIAQALAAAQRAGGRVSRSGQISKGNRSRFGRGQRATVQANRLLTSRSRNVVIKTRVVRHGARAAPLSAHLSYLRREGVTRDGEKARLFGPETEDADPKAFAERTQDDRHHFRFIVSPEDATEMSDLKTYARDLMGQMENDLGTKLDWVGVDHWNTDNPHVHIILRGRTDDGQDLVISRDYIKEGMRARAQDLVTQELGPRTDHEIHRNLERQVDAERWTNLDRQLARDSYRTGVADFAPHPDRQPDEFHALKVGRLRKLETLGLADQVGPGQWVVSENAEKTLRALGERGDIIKRIHRGLTERGIERGAASYVLAGESIDDPVIGRLVDRGLDDELKGTAYAVVDGTDGRTHHIKLPDLDAAGDSAPGSIVELRKFDDVQGRRRVALAVRSDLDISAQVNATGATWLDRQAIAREPLALGGGGFGAEVRQAMDRRADHLINQGLAERQTRGVSFSPGLIDTLRQREVEALGEKLAAETGRPFTKAGTGEYVAGTYRQRFALASGRFAMIDDGLGFQLVPWTPSLERQLGQHVSGVSRGAGVDWSFGRKRGLGM, encoded by the coding sequence ATGAGCGGCGAGGACGATTTCCGCATCCGGCCCGGCCGCATCCGTTCGACCCGTGCGCAGCAGGCGCGGCCCTTCATTGCCCAGGCGCTCGCCGCCGCACAGCGGGCCGGTGGACGCGTCTCGCGCTCCGGCCAGATCAGCAAGGGCAATCGCTCCCGGTTCGGCCGCGGTCAGCGCGCGACCGTGCAGGCGAACCGATTGCTCACCAGCCGATCGCGCAACGTTGTCATCAAGACGCGCGTCGTCCGTCATGGCGCTCGCGCCGCGCCGCTCAGCGCGCACCTCAGCTATCTCCGGCGCGAGGGCGTTACCCGGGATGGGGAGAAGGCCCGGCTGTTCGGTCCTGAGACCGAAGACGCCGATCCCAAGGCCTTCGCCGAGCGGACCCAGGACGACCGGCATCATTTCCGGTTCATCGTCTCCCCCGAGGACGCGACGGAGATGTCCGACCTCAAGACCTACGCCCGCGACCTGATGGGGCAGATGGAAAACGACCTCGGCACCAAGCTCGATTGGGTCGGTGTCGATCACTGGAACACGGACAATCCGCACGTCCACATCATCCTGCGCGGGCGCACGGACGACGGCCAGGACCTCGTTATCTCCCGCGACTACATCAAGGAAGGCATGCGCGCCCGCGCGCAGGATCTCGTCACGCAGGAGCTGGGGCCGCGCACCGATCACGAGATCCATCGCAATCTGGAACGGCAGGTCGATGCCGAACGCTGGACCAACCTAGATCGGCAGCTTGCCCGCGACAGCTATCGCACGGGCGTCGCCGACTTCGCCCCACATCCCGATCGGCAGCCAGACGAATTCCACGCGCTGAAGGTCGGTCGCCTGCGCAAGCTGGAGACACTCGGCCTCGCCGATCAGGTCGGCCCCGGCCAGTGGGTCGTATCGGAGAATGCCGAGAAGACGCTGCGCGCGCTCGGCGAGCGCGGCGACATCATCAAGCGCATCCACCGCGGCCTGACCGAACGCGGCATCGAGCGCGGCGCCGCGAGCTATGTGCTCGCCGGCGAGAGCATCGACGATCCGGTCATCGGCCGGCTGGTCGATCGCGGCCTCGATGACGAGCTGAAGGGCACGGCCTATGCCGTGGTCGACGGGACCGACGGCCGTACGCACCACATCAAACTGCCCGATCTCGACGCGGCCGGTGACAGCGCGCCGGGCTCGATCGTCGAACTACGGAAATTCGACGATGTGCAGGGACGCAGGCGGGTCGCGCTCGCCGTGCGCTCGGATCTCGATATCTCCGCCCAAGTCAACGCCACCGGCGCGACCTGGCTCGACCGGCAGGCGATCGCCCGCGAGCCGCTAGCGCTCGGCGGCGGCGGCTTCGGCGCGGAGGTGCGTCAGGCGATGGACCGGCGCGCCGACCATCTCATCAACCAAGGGCTCGCCGAACGGCAGACGCGCGGCGTCAGCTTCTCGCCCGGACTGATCGACACACTGCGCCAGCGCGAGGTGGAGGCCCTCGGCGAGAAGCTCGCGGCGGAGACCGGCCGGCCTTTCACCAAGGCCGGGACAGGCGAGTATGTGGCAGGGACCTATCGGCAGCGCTTCGCACTCGCGTCCGGCCGCTTCGCCATGATCGACGACGGGCTCGGCTTCCAGCTCGTGCCCTGGACGCCATCCCTCGAACGCCAGCTTGGCCAGCACGTCTCCGGCGTCTCACGCGGCGCCGGCGTCGACTGGAGCTTCGGCCGCAAACGCGGTCTCGGCATGTAG
- a CDS encoding lytic transglycosylase domain-containing protein — translation MPIARSLPAAGGRITLRRAAFLLLSGLILLAPGAGPAHAQQAPAERPSSRDPYGAYIAEAAQRFGVPEAWIRAVMRVESAGDVRAISSAGAMGLMQVMPTTWADLRVRHRLGGNPYDPRDNILAGAAYLREMHDRYGSPGFLAAYNAGPGRYEEYLAGRALPAETRAYVATLAPIVGGGDLSGPVRVAAADPLAWTRAPLFVVQSSGIKSAVPLQSDSTSDDATAAISERDQGPSASRTEGLFVARSVSGGPR, via the coding sequence ATGCCCATCGCCCGCAGCCTGCCTGCCGCCGGAGGGAGGATCACCCTCCGGCGCGCAGCCTTCCTTCTCCTTTCCGGCCTGATCCTTCTCGCGCCGGGCGCAGGCCCTGCACACGCGCAGCAGGCGCCGGCCGAGCGGCCGTCATCCCGCGATCCCTATGGCGCTTACATCGCCGAGGCGGCGCAGCGGTTCGGCGTTCCCGAAGCATGGATTCGGGCCGTCATGCGCGTCGAGAGCGCAGGCGATGTACGCGCCATCTCTTCGGCCGGCGCGATGGGCCTGATGCAGGTCATGCCCACAACGTGGGCCGACTTGCGCGTCCGGCATCGGCTCGGCGGCAATCCCTACGACCCACGCGACAATATTCTGGCGGGCGCCGCGTATCTGCGCGAGATGCACGACCGCTACGGATCGCCCGGCTTTCTGGCGGCCTACAATGCCGGTCCGGGCCGCTACGAAGAGTATCTCGCTGGCCGCGCGCTGCCGGCCGAAACGCGCGCCTATGTCGCGACGCTCGCGCCGATTGTCGGCGGCGGTGACCTCAGCGGCCCCGTCAGGGTGGCCGCCGCTGATCCGCTCGCCTGGACCCGCGCGCCGCTCTTCGTCGTGCAGTCGTCCGGCATTAAGTCTGCCGTGCCGCTGCAATCTGACAGTACGTCCGATGACGCTACCGCAGCAATCTCGGAGCGCGATCAAGGTCCGTCGGCTTCACGCACCGAAGGCCTTTTCGTTGCAAGAAGCGTCTCCGGTGGTCCGCGATGA
- a CDS encoding DUF736 domain-containing protein, whose protein sequence is MSVIGQFMRENDGFIGHLTTLSLHQDIIIVPAEPSDAENAPDFRVHVLDTMSNETGAEIGAGWKRTGEKAGDYVSLQLDDPTFAHPIRANLFQSADDKAAWGLHWNRPPKRSERD, encoded by the coding sequence ATGTCCGTTATCGGTCAATTCATGCGCGAGAACGATGGCTTCATCGGCCACCTGACGACGCTGTCGCTGCACCAGGACATCATCATCGTTCCAGCCGAGCCGTCCGATGCAGAGAACGCGCCCGACTTTCGCGTCCATGTGCTCGACACCATGAGCAACGAGACCGGCGCGGAGATCGGCGCTGGCTGGAAGCGCACCGGCGAGAAGGCGGGCGACTACGTCTCGCTACAGCTCGACGACCCGACCTTCGCTCACCCGATCCGCGCCAATCTCTTCCAGTCCGCCGACGACAAGGCCGCCTGGGGCCTGCACTGGAACCGCCCGCCCAAGCGCAGCGAGCGGGACTGA
- a CDS encoding S26 family signal peptidase: MIRLGYAIATTCAVSVMGVISIVTFVPKVIWNASASTPIGLYTIDPDPSPQLTDLVAIRAPEPLASFMVERGYIGRGVPLMKRVAALPGQRVCRAGHDITVDAIKLGEALDRDSNGRPLPVWQGCRVVADGELFLMNWQVRGSLDGRYFGPLPASAVIGRATPLYTDEDGDSRFVWRAPTR; encoded by the coding sequence ATGATCCGGCTCGGCTACGCCATCGCCACGACCTGCGCGGTGTCTGTCATGGGCGTGATCTCCATCGTCACTTTCGTGCCAAAGGTCATCTGGAACGCCTCCGCCAGCACGCCGATTGGCCTCTACACCATCGATCCCGACCCGTCGCCGCAGCTCACGGATCTGGTCGCTATCCGCGCGCCCGAGCCGCTCGCATCCTTCATGGTCGAGCGAGGCTACATCGGTCGCGGCGTTCCGTTGATGAAGCGCGTCGCCGCGCTTCCAGGGCAGCGCGTCTGCCGGGCCGGTCATGACATCACCGTCGACGCCATAAAGCTCGGTGAGGCGCTCGACCGCGACAGCAACGGGCGTCCATTGCCTGTCTGGCAGGGCTGCCGCGTCGTCGCTGATGGCGAGCTGTTCCTGATGAACTGGCAGGTCCGTGGCAGCCTCGACGGCCGCTATTTCGGACCGCTTCCGGCCTCCGCCGTGATCGGCCGGGCAACCCCTCTCTACACCGACGAGGACGGCGATAGCCGCTTCGTCTGGCGCGCGCCGACGCGGTGA
- a CDS encoding DUF2840 domain-containing protein has protein sequence MTGLIAAPTRAGRAAAQPPTDGLTQVELVWIEKQTEHWIRFGRDVREQILDRRRRILFFPPGAVFGLVRWASNEHGTVLSRLDIVRASAPGQPLQTVPTVTPGGEVLLRAESWPKVERVLQLIDGIEASGVDPVDVAPDHWRHVHNRLAAGEAPRVYTLRRHRAFLLRQAIGA, from the coding sequence ATGACCGGCCTTATCGCCGCGCCCACACGCGCCGGCCGTGCTGCCGCCCAGCCGCCGACCGACGGTCTCACTCAGGTCGAGCTGGTCTGGATCGAGAAGCAGACGGAGCACTGGATCCGCTTCGGCCGCGACGTGCGCGAGCAGATCCTCGATCGCCGCCGCCGTATCCTCTTCTTCCCTCCCGGCGCCGTTTTTGGCCTCGTGCGGTGGGCCTCGAACGAGCACGGGACCGTGCTGTCCCGGCTCGACATCGTGCGGGCTAGCGCTCCCGGCCAGCCCCTTCAGACCGTACCGACCGTGACGCCTGGCGGCGAGGTGCTGCTACGCGCCGAGAGCTGGCCGAAGGTCGAGCGGGTGCTCCAGCTCATCGACGGCATCGAGGCGAGCGGCGTCGATCCGGTGGACGTCGCGCCTGACCATTGGCGCCACGTCCACAACCGCCTCGCTGCCGGCGAAGCACCGCGCGTCTACACCCTGCGGCGTCACCGCGCCTTCCTGCTTCGTCAGGCGATCGGCGCATGA
- the trbE gene encoding conjugal transfer protein TrbE — protein MMNLAEYRNRNARLADFLPWAALVGEGVVLNKDGSLQRTARFRGPDLDSAVPAELVAVAGRLNNAFRRLGSGWAIFVEAQRHGAATYPASMFADSASALVDVERKADFEEAGAHFESSYFLTFLYLPPAEDAARAETWLYEGRDHAGVDAREVLRSFVDRTDRILNLIDAFMPDCAWLDDPETLTYLHSTVSTKRHRVRVPETPMYLDALLADQPLTGGLEPRLGDAHVRILTIVGFPTATTPGILDELNRLAFPYRWSTRAILLDKTDATKLLTKIRRQWFAKRKSIAAILKEVMTNEASALVDTDAANKAADADMALQELGADYAGQAYVTATITVWDDDPRIAAEKLRFVEKVIQGRDFTAMPETINAVDAWLGTLPGHVYANVRQPPISTLNLAHMIPLSAVWAGPERDEHFDAPPLLYGRTEGSTPFRLSIHVGDVGHTLIVGPTGAGKSVLLALMALQFRRYPQSQVFAFDFGGSIRAAALAMRGDWHDLGGGLTEGADDSVSLQPLARINDVAERAWASDWLVAILGRESVSVTPEVKEHLWSALSSLASAPVAERTLTGLSVLLQSNDLKQALRPYCVGGPYGRLLDAEAEHLGEAHVQVFETEGLIGTGAAAAVLAYLFHRIEDRLDGRPTLLIVDEGWLALDDEGFAGQLREWLKTLRKKNASVIFATQSLSDIDGSAIAPAIIESCQTRILLPNERAIEPQITAVYRRFGLNDRQIEILARAMPKRDYYCQSRRGNRLFELGLSDVALALCAASSKQHQALIAEVHARSGTDGFLAAWLGENRLGWAADLIADLTNVTPQTDSEARP, from the coding sequence ATGATGAACCTTGCCGAATATCGCAACCGCAACGCCCGCCTCGCGGACTTCCTGCCTTGGGCCGCCCTGGTCGGCGAAGGCGTGGTGCTCAACAAGGACGGTAGCCTGCAACGCACCGCGCGTTTTCGCGGCCCCGATCTCGACAGCGCCGTCCCGGCCGAGCTGGTCGCCGTCGCCGGCCGGCTCAACAACGCATTTCGCCGCCTCGGTTCGGGCTGGGCCATTTTCGTCGAGGCGCAGCGCCACGGCGCCGCGACTTATCCCGCCAGCATGTTCGCCGACAGCGCCTCCGCGCTCGTCGACGTCGAACGCAAGGCCGACTTCGAAGAGGCCGGCGCGCATTTCGAGTCCAGCTACTTCCTTACCTTCCTCTATCTGCCGCCGGCCGAGGATGCCGCCCGTGCCGAGACCTGGCTCTACGAGGGCCGGGACCACGCCGGCGTCGACGCGCGGGAAGTGCTCCGCAGCTTCGTCGATCGCACCGATCGTATCCTCAACCTGATCGACGCCTTCATGCCCGACTGCGCCTGGCTCGATGACCCCGAGACGCTGACCTATCTCCATTCGACCGTCTCGACGAAACGTCATCGCGTCCGCGTGCCCGAGACGCCGATGTATCTCGACGCGCTGCTCGCCGATCAGCCGCTTACCGGCGGCCTGGAGCCCCGGCTTGGAGACGCCCATGTTCGCATCCTCACCATCGTCGGTTTCCCCACCGCGACGACGCCCGGCATCCTCGACGAGCTGAATCGGCTCGCCTTTCCGTATCGCTGGTCGACCCGGGCGATCCTGCTCGACAAAACAGACGCCACCAAGCTGCTGACCAAGATCCGGCGGCAGTGGTTCGCCAAGCGCAAGTCGATCGCCGCCATCCTCAAGGAGGTGATGACCAACGAAGCCTCCGCCCTGGTCGATACCGATGCGGCCAACAAAGCGGCCGACGCCGATATGGCCCTGCAGGAGCTGGGCGCCGACTATGCCGGCCAGGCCTATGTGACGGCGACGATCACTGTCTGGGACGACGATCCGCGCATCGCCGCCGAGAAGCTGCGGTTTGTCGAGAAGGTGATTCAGGGCCGCGACTTCACCGCGATGCCCGAGACGATCAACGCCGTCGACGCCTGGCTCGGCACGCTGCCCGGCCACGTCTACGCCAACGTTCGCCAGCCTCCCATCAGCACATTGAATCTCGCCCACATGATCCCACTGTCGGCGGTGTGGGCGGGACCGGAACGGGACGAGCACTTCGATGCACCCCCACTACTTTACGGCAGAACGGAGGGCTCGACCCCGTTCCGGCTTTCCATCCATGTCGGCGACGTCGGTCACACGCTGATCGTCGGCCCGACCGGCGCTGGCAAATCGGTCCTGCTGGCGCTGATGGCGCTGCAATTCCGGCGCTATCCGCAATCCCAGGTCTTCGCCTTCGACTTTGGCGGATCAATCCGCGCCGCCGCGCTCGCTATGCGGGGCGACTGGCACGATCTCGGCGGCGGCCTCACCGAAGGCGCGGATGACAGTGTCTCGCTTCAGCCGTTGGCCCGCATTAACGATGTCGCCGAGCGGGCCTGGGCCTCCGACTGGCTGGTCGCGATCCTGGGGCGCGAAAGCGTATCGGTGACGCCCGAGGTCAAGGAGCACCTCTGGTCGGCACTGTCGTCGCTGGCGTCGGCGCCGGTCGCGGAGCGCACGTTGACGGGTCTGTCCGTCCTGCTTCAGTCCAACGATCTGAAACAGGCGTTGCGACCTTACTGTGTCGGCGGCCCCTACGGCCGGTTGCTCGACGCCGAGGCCGAACATCTAGGCGAAGCCCATGTTCAGGTCTTCGAGACCGAAGGACTGATCGGCACCGGCGCCGCCGCCGCCGTGCTCGCCTATCTTTTCCATCGCATCGAGGACCGCCTCGACGGTCGCCCGACGCTGCTGATCGTCGATGAAGGTTGGCTGGCGCTGGACGACGAGGGCTTCGCCGGCCAGCTCCGCGAATGGCTGAAAACGCTGCGCAAGAAGAACGCCAGCGTCATCTTCGCCACCCAGTCACTCTCCGACATTGACGGCTCGGCGATCGCGCCTGCCATCATCGAGAGTTGCCAGACCCGCATCCTGCTGCCGAACGAACGCGCGATCGAGCCGCAGATCACAGCCGTCTATCGCCGCTTCGGTCTGAACGACCGCCAGATCGAGATCCTCGCCCGGGCGATGCCCAAGCGCGACTATTACTGCCAATCGCGGCGCGGCAACCGGCTGTTCGAGCTGGGCCTGTCCGACGTGGCGCTGGCGCTCTGCGCCGCCTCATCGAAGCAGCACCAGGCACTGATCGCCGAGGTTCACGCCCGCAGCGGCACCGACGGCTTCCTCGCCGCGTGGCTCGGCGAGAACCGGCTCGGCTGGGCCGCCGACCTCATCGCCGACCTCACCAACGTCACACCTCAAACCGATTCGGAGGCACGCCCATGA
- a CDS encoding VirB3 family type IV secretion system protein: MADGADHRGEVPGFSVPVHRALTEHILLGGAPRSLAILNGTLAAALGLGLRLWLVGLALWAVGHFAAVWAAKRDPQFVDVVRKHLRIPGHLSV, encoded by the coding sequence ATGGCGGATGGCGCGGACCATCGCGGCGAGGTGCCGGGCTTTTCCGTCCCGGTTCATCGGGCGCTGACCGAGCACATCCTGCTCGGCGGCGCCCCGCGCTCGCTCGCCATCCTCAACGGTACGCTGGCCGCCGCGCTCGGTCTCGGTCTTCGCCTCTGGCTCGTCGGCTTGGCGCTGTGGGCGGTGGGCCATTTCGCGGCCGTCTGGGCGGCCAAGCGCGATCCGCAGTTCGTCGATGTCGTGCGCAAGCATCTGCGCATTCCCGGTCACCTGTCGGTCTGA